The following are from one region of the Hymenobacter radiodurans genome:
- a CDS encoding alpha/beta fold hydrolase, with amino-acid sequence MRYELEHHNVITNGITLHVVQCGPQDGPLIILLHGFPEFWYSWRRQIPALAEAGYRVWAPDQRGYNLSNKPPRLADYKMPALAADIIGLIDAAGHEHAFLVGHDWGALVAWNLAAYFPDRVARVAILNVPHPRVMTQELRRSFRQLSKSWYIFFFQLSWLPEKAFSLNNYQLGEQTLRGTSRRGAFSNEDLKQYRAAWAQPGAITSMLNWYRAAARYVRQLNPPGRVRVPVHIVWGKRDAFLNANMAQESLAWCEAGRLTYFDKATHWVQHEDPEAVNELLLRFFGHYHENGGH; translated from the coding sequence GTGCGCTACGAACTCGAACACCACAACGTCATTACCAACGGCATTACGCTGCACGTTGTGCAGTGTGGGCCGCAGGATGGCCCACTGATTATACTGCTGCACGGCTTCCCCGAGTTCTGGTACAGTTGGCGCCGCCAAATCCCGGCGTTGGCTGAGGCCGGCTACCGGGTGTGGGCGCCTGACCAGCGCGGCTATAACCTTAGCAACAAGCCTCCGCGCTTGGCCGATTATAAGATGCCGGCTTTGGCAGCCGATATCATTGGCCTGATTGACGCGGCCGGGCACGAGCACGCCTTTCTGGTCGGCCACGACTGGGGCGCGCTCGTAGCGTGGAATCTGGCGGCCTATTTTCCTGATCGAGTGGCCCGGGTGGCAATCCTAAATGTGCCGCACCCGAGGGTAATGACTCAGGAGCTACGGCGCAGCTTCCGGCAGTTAAGCAAGAGTTGGTATATTTTCTTTTTTCAGCTTTCGTGGCTGCCCGAGAAGGCATTCAGCCTTAATAATTACCAACTCGGCGAGCAAACACTGCGTGGAACCAGCCGTCGGGGGGCATTTAGTAATGAAGACTTAAAGCAGTACCGAGCAGCTTGGGCGCAGCCTGGGGCTATTACCAGCATGCTCAATTGGTATCGGGCGGCGGCGCGCTACGTGCGGCAATTGAATCCGCCGGGGCGGGTGCGGGTGCCGGTGCACATTGTGTGGGGCAAGCGAGATGCTTTTCTCAACGCCAATATGGCGCAGGAAAGCCTGGCGTGGTGCGAGGCTGGTCGTCTTACCTATTTTGATAAGGCTACGCATTGGGTGCAGCACGAAGATCCCGAAGCTGTCAATGAATTGCTGCTGCGATTTTTTGGCCATTATCATGAGAATGGAGGCCATTGA